In the genome of Macrobrachium nipponense isolate FS-2020 chromosome 42, ASM1510439v2, whole genome shotgun sequence, one region contains:
- the LOC135213314 gene encoding ceramide synthase 6-like, with translation MAAWVWHSFSAWFWNPSVWLPPNYDWKDLVPNEKVRYANWADLWTYPIVMALLAIPLRFLVLNKLVYNKIALAVGLRNIKPRPAVPNEILESLFFQYKSNPPEEEIRRCAGKLDWSVRKVERWLRQRTAMNHISKFTKFMECSWQCTYYTFIFVYGLIIASTLQKGSVEDNRSSSDPSDISFEDDERKRN, from the exons ATGGCAGCGTGGGTGTGGCACTCGTTTTCTGCATGGTTTTGGAATCCTTCAGTGTGGCTGCCTCCTAACTATGACTGGAAGGACCTGGTGCCCAATGAGAAGGTTCGTTACGCCAACTGGGCTGACCTGTGGACGTATCCAATTGTCATGGCCTTGTTAGCCATTCCTTTGAGGTTCTTGGTGCTGAACAAATTGGTATACAATAAGATAGCACTCGCTGTTGGGCTAAGGAATATAAAACCCCGCCCAGCAGTTCCCAATGAAATTTTAGAATCTCTATTTTTTCAATACAAGAGCAACCCTCCCGAAGAAGAGATCCGCAGGTGTGCTGGCAAACTTGACTGGAGTGTGCGGAAGGTTGAGAGATGGCTTCGACAGCGCACTGCAATGAATCACATCAGCAAGTTCACCAAGTTCATGGAATGCTCATGGCAGTGCACTTACTATACTTTTATATTTGTGTATGGATT GATAATTGCTTCCACCCTTCAGAAAGGCTCTGTGGAGGATAATCGTTCATCCTCAGATCCATCAGATATCTCTTTTGAAGATGatgaaagaaaaaggaattag